A region from the Aegilops tauschii subsp. strangulata cultivar AL8/78 chromosome 5, Aet v6.0, whole genome shotgun sequence genome encodes:
- the LOC109780794 gene encoding uncharacterized protein isoform X2: MAGFGGNCRLGAVLFFSAWITLAALNRLVRPAPNGCQMTYMYPTYIPIHAPNNVSSDRYGLFLYHEGWKEIDFDERVRKLDGVPVLFIPGNGGSYKQVRSFAAESSRAYQNGPLEPSFYREPSSAFELEDSSLPSQYGRILDWFTVDLEGEHSAMDGRILEEHTEYVVYAIHRILDQYKESHLARSKDGVRSTGNLPSSVMLVGHSMGGFVARAALVHPGLRKSAVETILTLSSPHQYPPVALQPSLGHFFSHVNEEWRNGYKKGVSHTSSPKLSNVVVVSISGGIHDYQIRSRLAALDGIVPSTHGFMVGSSSVKNVWLSMEHQSILWCNQLAVQVAHTLLSMIDPVDRQPFLSSQKRVFVFAKMLQSVVPQSLSWMNHVSGSQSSNFLASDTREAGELQRNDTLFCPPSVLWTSDGLEKDLHIQSNLVTVLAMDGRRRWLDIKKLGSNGRGHFVFVTNLAPCSGVRIHLWPEKHRSSIENEVPASKRIVEVTSKMVHIPAGPAPKQVEPGSQTEQPPPSAFLLLSPEDMNGYNFMTISVASRQTISGRPPPAASMAVGQFFNPVEGTSALSVGRIVHSSYSPEEIFLKEDHPMALTLSFSVSLGLLPVLLSLRTTGCGIKNIGDQIEADKNNLCKLRCFPPVALAWDSVSGIHIIPNIYSETVVVDSSPATWDSHQGAEKTTVLVLADPHCSYKVSLRASLGAATSRFFLLYSSEILGFMIAITLFGLMRQSLAWECDSSVPSILSAIETNLKPKPLMFLCFTPILLFLAFLFFTTQQNPRFGTFLFVTVVCYIVANGFTILVTLSSKLILYVAAILHVFAKRRWQSWEDGAHSPLVRQFLAFSFSFQSLKMIKNNTNIAVAFATITLVCFVHPAIGLGLLLLSHSFHAHSALCSFLGASFRNIAQKKDLYKSKMDNNPILQSKSKPDGLEQLLPMDDSPTAAKSFTDSQLEVFDCRHGIMILHLLATLMFVPSLIAWIQRIGVGQRFPWFVDSALCVGVILHGLLGSQPTASFISFKLPGRRGREVGMSFLYLIGGFYSFISSMALAPYRALYAMAIIGFICFASRILETRGKVRGDTSSRKRHWHRH; this comes from the exons ATGGCTGGATTCGGCGGCAACTGCAGGCTGGGGGCCGTGCTCTTCTTCTCCGCCTGGATCACGCTCGCGGCCCTCAACAGGCTGGTGCGCCCGGCGCCCAACGGGTGCCAGATGACCTACATGTACCCGACCTACATCCCCATCCACGCCCCCAACAACGTCTCCTCCGACAGGTACGGCCTGTTCCTGTACCACGAGGGGTGGAAGGAGATCGACTTCGACGAGCGCGTCCGCAAGCTTGACGGCGTGCCCGTGCTTTTCATCCCTGGCAACGGCGGGAGCTACAAGCAG GTTCGCTCATTTGCTGCAGAATCTTCTCGAGCATATCAAAACGGTCCACTTGAGCCCTCCTTTTATCGGGAACCATCTAGTGCATTTGAACTGGAAGATTCTTCCCTTCCATCACAATATGGCCGTATTCTGGATTGGTTTACTGTTGATCTTGAAGGAGAACACTCTGCAATGGATGGTCGCATACTTGAGGAGCATACTGAATATGTTGTCTATGCCATCCATAGG ATCCTTGATCAATACAAAGAATCTCATTTAGCACGATCGAAGGATGGTGTTCGTTCTACTGGTAACTTGCCATCTAGTGTTATGCTAGTTGGACATTCAATGGGTGGTTTTGTGGCTCGAGCAGCTCTTGTCCACCCGGGCTTAAGGAAATCAGCTGTTGAAACTATACTGACGCTCTCCAGCCCACACCA GTATCCTCCTGTTGCTCTGCAGCCGTCCTTGGGTCATTTTTTCTCCCATGTCAATGAAGAATGGAGAAACGGATACAAGAAAGGAGTATCACATACAAGCAGTCCAAAACTCTCAAATGTAGTAGTTGTCTCTATATCAGGCGGCATCCATGATTATCAG ATTAGGTCAAGGTTGGCCGCATTGGATGGCATTGTACCTTCTACTCATGGGTTTATGGTAGGGAGCTCCAGTGTGAAGAATGTTTGGCTATCCATGGAACATCAATCCATCCTCTGGTGCAATCAATTAGCTGTACAG GTCGCGCACACTCTTCTTAGCATGATAGATCCTGTGGATCGGCAGCCATTTTTGAGTTCACAAAAAAGAGTCTTTGTGTTTGCGAAAATGCTCCAGAGTGTAGTTCCCCAGTCTTTGAGTTGGATGAATCATGTTTCAGGTTCTCAATCTTCAAATTTTCTTGCGAGTGATACCAGGGAAGCCGGTG AATTGCAGCGAAATGATACACTTTTTTGCCCACCATCTGTTCTATGGACAAGTGATGGCCTTGAAAAGGACCTGCATATCCAGTCAAATTTGGTTACTGTTTTAGCGATGGATGGCAGGAGAAGATGGTTAGATATTAAAAAGCTG GGTTCAAATGGAAGAGGACACTTTGTTTTTGTCACAAATCTTGCTCCATGTTCTGGAGTCAGGATTCACTTGTGGCCAGAAAAGCATCGTTCGTCCATTGAAAATGAAGTACCTGCTAGCAAAAGGATAGTTGAAGTTACCTCAAAGATGGTCCATATCCCAGCAGGACCTGCACCAAAACAG GTAGAACCCGGGAGCCAAACTGAGCAACCGCCTCCTTCTGCCTTTCTTTTGCTGAGTCCAGAAGATATGAATGGTTACAATTTCATGACTATATCGGTGGCTTCGCGGCAG ACGATTTCAGGCAGACCTCCCCCAGCGGCTTCGATGGCAGTGGGGCAGTTCTTTAATCCAGTGGAAGGAACAAGTGCACTTTCTGTTGGCAGGATTGTCCACTCTAGCTATTCACCTGAA GAAATATTTTTGAAGGAGGATCACCCAATGGCTTTAACCCTGTCGTTTTCGGTCAGCCTTGGTCTTCTACCAGTTTTGTTATCACTGAGAACTACTGGATGTGgaataaaaaatattggtgacCAAATCGAAGCTGATAAAAACA ACCTTTGTAAATTACGGTGCTTCCCACCTGTTGCACTGGCTTGGGATTCTGTATCAGGCATACACATTATTCCGAATATCTATTCTGAAACTGTAGTGGTTGATTCGTCACCTGCTACTTGGGATTCACACCAAGGGGCAGAGAAAACTACTGTGCTAGTCCTG GCTGACCCGCATTGCTCATACAAAGTCAGTCTTCGCGCTTCGCTTGGTGCTGCAACTAGCAGATTCTTTTTGTTGTACTCATCCGAG ATTCTTGGTTTCATGATTGCCATAACACTGTTTGGCCTGATGCGACAATCGTTAGCATGGGAATGTGACTCTTCTGTGCCATCTATTTTGTCAGCTATTGAGACTAATCTGAAGCCAAAGCCGTTGATGTTCCTTTGTTTCACGCCAATACTTCTTTTCCTTGCCTTCTTATTTTTCACTACACAGCAAAACCCTCGATTTGGAACCTTCTTGTTTGTTACTGTGGTCTGCTACATAGTTGCCAATGGTTTCACCATTTTGGTAACACTAAGTTCGAAATTGATTCTGTATGTGGCTGCCATTCTACATGTCTTCGCCAAAAGACG CTGGCAATCTTGGGAGGACGGTGCTCATTCTCCACTTGTTCGCCAGTTCCTCGCTTTCTCGTTCTCATTTCAGTCTCTCAAG ATGATCAAGAACAATACAAATATAGCCGTAGCATTTGCTACAATTACTCTTGTCTGCTTCGTTCATCCAGCAATTGGTCTTGGTCTGTTACTTCTTTCACATTCCTTCCATGCCCATTCAGCCCTCTGCAG TTTCTTAGGAGCTTCGTTTCGTAACATCGCTCAGAAAAAGGACCTGTATaaatccaagatggataataatCCTATTCTACAATCCAAAAGTAAACCAGATGGGCTCGAGCAACTTCTGCCAATGGATGACAGCCCAACAGCTGCTAAAAGCTTTACTGACAGCCAGCTAGAAGTGTTTGACTGTCGGCATGGGATTATGATCCTGCATCTTCTAGCTACACTCATGTTTGTGCCTTCACTTATTGCTTGGATACAG AGAATCGGAGTGGGTCAGAGATTTCCGTGGTTTGTTGATTCTGCCCTTTGTGTTGGTGTTATTCTGCATGGACTTTTGGGATCACAGCCAACTGCCAGCTTTATATCTTTTAAGTTACCCGGAAGGAGAGGGCGCGAAGTTGGAATGAGCTTTCTGTACCTCATAGGTGGCTTTTATTCCTTTATTAGCTCCATGGCATTGGCACCTTACAGAGCGCTGTATGCGATGGCCATCATTGGTTTCATCTGTTTTGCTTCCAGAATTCTTGAGACTAGAGGTAAGGTGAGAGGTGATACTAGCTCTAGAAAAAGGCACTGGCATAGACATTGA
- the LOC109780794 gene encoding uncharacterized protein isoform X1: MAGFGGNCRLGAVLFFSAWITLAALNRLVRPAPNGCQMTYMYPTYIPIHAPNNVSSDRYGLFLYHEGWKEIDFDERVRKLDGVPVLFIPGNGGSYKQVRSFAAESSRAYQNGPLEPSFYREPSSAFELEDSSLPSQYGRILDWFTVDLEGEHSAMDGRILEEHTEYVVYAIHRILDQYKESHLARSKDGVRSTGNLPSSVMLVGHSMGGFVARAALVHPGLRKSAVETILTLSSPHQYPPVALQPSLGHFFSHVNEEWRNGYKKGVSHTSSPKLSNVVVVSISGGIHDYQIRSRLAALDGIVPSTHGFMVGSSSVKNVWLSMEHQSILWCNQLAVQVAHTLLSMIDPVDRQPFLSSQKRVFVFAKMLQSVVPQSLSWMNHVSGSQSSNFLASDTREAGELQRNDTLFCPPSVLWTSDGLEKDLHIQSNLVTVLAMDGRRRWLDIKKLGSNGRGHFVFVTNLAPCSGVRIHLWPEKHRSSIENEVPASKRIVEVTSKMVHIPAGPAPKQVEPGSQTEQPPPSAFLLLSPEDMNGYNFMTISVASRQTISGRPPPAASMAVGQFFNPVEGTSALSVGRIVHSSYSPEEIFLKEDHPMALTLSFSVSLGLLPVLLSLRTTGCGIKNIGDQIEADKNNLCKLRCFPPVALAWDSVSGIHIIPNIYSETVVVDSSPATWDSHQGAEKTTVLVLADPHCSYKVSLRASLGAATSRFFLLYSSEILGFMIAITLFGLMRQSLAWECDSSVPSILSAIETNLKPKPLMFLCFTPILLFLAFLFFTTQQNPRFGTFLFVTVVCYIVANGFTILVTLSSKLILYVAAILHVFAKRRWQSWEDGAHSPLVRQFLAFSFSFQSLKIVQMIKNNTNIAVAFATITLVCFVHPAIGLGLLLLSHSFHAHSALCSFLGASFRNIAQKKDLYKSKMDNNPILQSKSKPDGLEQLLPMDDSPTAAKSFTDSQLEVFDCRHGIMILHLLATLMFVPSLIAWIQRIGVGQRFPWFVDSALCVGVILHGLLGSQPTASFISFKLPGRRGREVGMSFLYLIGGFYSFISSMALAPYRALYAMAIIGFICFASRILETRGKVRGDTSSRKRHWHRH; this comes from the exons ATGGCTGGATTCGGCGGCAACTGCAGGCTGGGGGCCGTGCTCTTCTTCTCCGCCTGGATCACGCTCGCGGCCCTCAACAGGCTGGTGCGCCCGGCGCCCAACGGGTGCCAGATGACCTACATGTACCCGACCTACATCCCCATCCACGCCCCCAACAACGTCTCCTCCGACAGGTACGGCCTGTTCCTGTACCACGAGGGGTGGAAGGAGATCGACTTCGACGAGCGCGTCCGCAAGCTTGACGGCGTGCCCGTGCTTTTCATCCCTGGCAACGGCGGGAGCTACAAGCAG GTTCGCTCATTTGCTGCAGAATCTTCTCGAGCATATCAAAACGGTCCACTTGAGCCCTCCTTTTATCGGGAACCATCTAGTGCATTTGAACTGGAAGATTCTTCCCTTCCATCACAATATGGCCGTATTCTGGATTGGTTTACTGTTGATCTTGAAGGAGAACACTCTGCAATGGATGGTCGCATACTTGAGGAGCATACTGAATATGTTGTCTATGCCATCCATAGG ATCCTTGATCAATACAAAGAATCTCATTTAGCACGATCGAAGGATGGTGTTCGTTCTACTGGTAACTTGCCATCTAGTGTTATGCTAGTTGGACATTCAATGGGTGGTTTTGTGGCTCGAGCAGCTCTTGTCCACCCGGGCTTAAGGAAATCAGCTGTTGAAACTATACTGACGCTCTCCAGCCCACACCA GTATCCTCCTGTTGCTCTGCAGCCGTCCTTGGGTCATTTTTTCTCCCATGTCAATGAAGAATGGAGAAACGGATACAAGAAAGGAGTATCACATACAAGCAGTCCAAAACTCTCAAATGTAGTAGTTGTCTCTATATCAGGCGGCATCCATGATTATCAG ATTAGGTCAAGGTTGGCCGCATTGGATGGCATTGTACCTTCTACTCATGGGTTTATGGTAGGGAGCTCCAGTGTGAAGAATGTTTGGCTATCCATGGAACATCAATCCATCCTCTGGTGCAATCAATTAGCTGTACAG GTCGCGCACACTCTTCTTAGCATGATAGATCCTGTGGATCGGCAGCCATTTTTGAGTTCACAAAAAAGAGTCTTTGTGTTTGCGAAAATGCTCCAGAGTGTAGTTCCCCAGTCTTTGAGTTGGATGAATCATGTTTCAGGTTCTCAATCTTCAAATTTTCTTGCGAGTGATACCAGGGAAGCCGGTG AATTGCAGCGAAATGATACACTTTTTTGCCCACCATCTGTTCTATGGACAAGTGATGGCCTTGAAAAGGACCTGCATATCCAGTCAAATTTGGTTACTGTTTTAGCGATGGATGGCAGGAGAAGATGGTTAGATATTAAAAAGCTG GGTTCAAATGGAAGAGGACACTTTGTTTTTGTCACAAATCTTGCTCCATGTTCTGGAGTCAGGATTCACTTGTGGCCAGAAAAGCATCGTTCGTCCATTGAAAATGAAGTACCTGCTAGCAAAAGGATAGTTGAAGTTACCTCAAAGATGGTCCATATCCCAGCAGGACCTGCACCAAAACAG GTAGAACCCGGGAGCCAAACTGAGCAACCGCCTCCTTCTGCCTTTCTTTTGCTGAGTCCAGAAGATATGAATGGTTACAATTTCATGACTATATCGGTGGCTTCGCGGCAG ACGATTTCAGGCAGACCTCCCCCAGCGGCTTCGATGGCAGTGGGGCAGTTCTTTAATCCAGTGGAAGGAACAAGTGCACTTTCTGTTGGCAGGATTGTCCACTCTAGCTATTCACCTGAA GAAATATTTTTGAAGGAGGATCACCCAATGGCTTTAACCCTGTCGTTTTCGGTCAGCCTTGGTCTTCTACCAGTTTTGTTATCACTGAGAACTACTGGATGTGgaataaaaaatattggtgacCAAATCGAAGCTGATAAAAACA ACCTTTGTAAATTACGGTGCTTCCCACCTGTTGCACTGGCTTGGGATTCTGTATCAGGCATACACATTATTCCGAATATCTATTCTGAAACTGTAGTGGTTGATTCGTCACCTGCTACTTGGGATTCACACCAAGGGGCAGAGAAAACTACTGTGCTAGTCCTG GCTGACCCGCATTGCTCATACAAAGTCAGTCTTCGCGCTTCGCTTGGTGCTGCAACTAGCAGATTCTTTTTGTTGTACTCATCCGAG ATTCTTGGTTTCATGATTGCCATAACACTGTTTGGCCTGATGCGACAATCGTTAGCATGGGAATGTGACTCTTCTGTGCCATCTATTTTGTCAGCTATTGAGACTAATCTGAAGCCAAAGCCGTTGATGTTCCTTTGTTTCACGCCAATACTTCTTTTCCTTGCCTTCTTATTTTTCACTACACAGCAAAACCCTCGATTTGGAACCTTCTTGTTTGTTACTGTGGTCTGCTACATAGTTGCCAATGGTTTCACCATTTTGGTAACACTAAGTTCGAAATTGATTCTGTATGTGGCTGCCATTCTACATGTCTTCGCCAAAAGACG CTGGCAATCTTGGGAGGACGGTGCTCATTCTCCACTTGTTCGCCAGTTCCTCGCTTTCTCGTTCTCATTTCAGTCTCTCAAG attgtgCAGATGATCAAGAACAATACAAATATAGCCGTAGCATTTGCTACAATTACTCTTGTCTGCTTCGTTCATCCAGCAATTGGTCTTGGTCTGTTACTTCTTTCACATTCCTTCCATGCCCATTCAGCCCTCTGCAG TTTCTTAGGAGCTTCGTTTCGTAACATCGCTCAGAAAAAGGACCTGTATaaatccaagatggataataatCCTATTCTACAATCCAAAAGTAAACCAGATGGGCTCGAGCAACTTCTGCCAATGGATGACAGCCCAACAGCTGCTAAAAGCTTTACTGACAGCCAGCTAGAAGTGTTTGACTGTCGGCATGGGATTATGATCCTGCATCTTCTAGCTACACTCATGTTTGTGCCTTCACTTATTGCTTGGATACAG AGAATCGGAGTGGGTCAGAGATTTCCGTGGTTTGTTGATTCTGCCCTTTGTGTTGGTGTTATTCTGCATGGACTTTTGGGATCACAGCCAACTGCCAGCTTTATATCTTTTAAGTTACCCGGAAGGAGAGGGCGCGAAGTTGGAATGAGCTTTCTGTACCTCATAGGTGGCTTTTATTCCTTTATTAGCTCCATGGCATTGGCACCTTACAGAGCGCTGTATGCGATGGCCATCATTGGTTTCATCTGTTTTGCTTCCAGAATTCTTGAGACTAGAGGTAAGGTGAGAGGTGATACTAGCTCTAGAAAAAGGCACTGGCATAGACATTGA